TTTTATTAAGCCGCAAGCCGCGCTGGCGCTTGACCAACGTCATGTCGGAATCTGGCGCAGATATTAGGCTTCACTTAAGTAAAGATGACGGGAGCGACGCCATGCAAATCCAAACCGATGCCGAAGGATATCTGGTCGAACCGGAAGATTGGAACGAAGATGTGGCAAAGGAACTTGCTAGGCGTGAAAATATCGAACTGACGGATGAACATTGGGAAGCCATGAATTACATGCGCTCCTACCTTCAGCAGCACAAGGTCGCCCCCGATGTGCGCCATGTCATGAAGCATCTAAGCCAAGCCCTGGGGTCCGGCAGAAACCGCGTTTTTGAGCTGTTTCCATACGGTTACGTCCAGCAGGCTTGCAAGGTGGCAGGGATGCGCCGCCCCAGGGCCTGGAGCACCGGCTGATTATTTTGGCGGTGCAATCCAGGCAGGATATTAAGGCGGGGAATATTTGCCCAGTCTGTCCTTTGTATATTCGGTTTATGTGAACTGCCTTTACTGCGGGCGGCTAATTCTTAATATGTTGACTTTCGTCAAAGCAAAAGACAGCCCGGTGAATTTATATGATAATCAGTTGAAAGATGCGCCCTTGGTGCGATGACGCACGAGTTGGGGCCGGAGATCGAAAGACGATGCCTGTCAGGAGCAAGAGAGCGGAACAGGATGGCAGCGGGGAGGGGTTCTCTGCCGAGATGATCGAGCAGATTCGCCGCCTGCACCTGTTTTCCAGCCTGACCCCTGCGGATGTCGGCCAGATTTTGGAGGGGGCCGAAATCGTCCTGGCCTCGCGCGAAACCGACCTGTTCATGCAAAACGACCCCGCCGATTGCTATTACATCCTGCTTTCGGGACAGGTTGCCCTGCTGGTGACCGACAAGGCCGGGCGCAAGAGCATCATCGAAGTCGTCAAACAGGGCGATACTTTTGGCGAAGAGGCGATCTTTGATCGTGGCCGTTTCCCCTTCGGGGCGCGCACCTTGGAAAAATCGCGCTTGATCAGGGTGCCCGCCGACGCCTTTTTCCAGAATATTTCAAAAGACTTCCGCTTCGTGCTGCTGATGATGGCCAGCATTTCCTCGCATTTGCGATTTCTGGTCAAGCAGGTGGGCGAATTGAAGCTGAAAACGACCGAACAGCGTCTGGCCAGTTACATTCTGGCCCTGGCGGGCGATCACGAGGGAAATCTGAAGATTCGCCTTCCCTATGACAAGAAGATCCTGGCCAGCCAGTTAGGGATGAAGCCCGAAAGCCTGTCTCGAGCCTTGGCCAAGTTGCGCGAGCAGGGCGTTTCGACGGTGGATGAAGGCATTTATGTGGAAAGCGTCGCGGATTTGCGAGATTACTGCAGCGATTCAGTGCTTTACGAATAGTTACAGCCGGAATCCGACCGATTCGGCTTGCCCCCCCGATTTGTCTT
The Alphaproteobacteria bacterium genome window above contains:
- a CDS encoding TusE/DsrC/DsvC family sulfur relay protein, which encodes MQIQTDAEGYLVEPEDWNEDVAKELARRENIELTDEHWEAMNYMRSYLQQHKVAPDVRHVMKHLSQALGSGRNRVFELFPYGYVQQACKVAGMRRPRAWSTG
- a CDS encoding cyclic nucleotide-binding domain-containing protein, which gives rise to MIEQIRRLHLFSSLTPADVGQILEGAEIVLASRETDLFMQNDPADCYYILLSGQVALLVTDKAGRKSIIEVVKQGDTFGEEAIFDRGRFPFGARTLEKSRLIRVPADAFFQNISKDFRFVLLMMASISSHLRFLVKQVGELKLKTTEQRLASYILALAGDHEGNLKIRLPYDKKILASQLGMKPESLSRALAKLREQGVSTVDEGIYVESVADLRDYCSDSVLYE